A segment of the Streptomyces sp. NBC_00178 genome:
CCTGGACGCCCTCGGACACCCCGTTTTCGAGAGCCTTGAGCAGGCGCTCGACAACCCCGAGGACCACCGCGCCTACGGCGTCCGAGAGGAGCAGCGCCGCATCGAGCACCAGGCCCAGGTGGAGCGCGAGCGCCTGGAGGAGGAAGAGGCGAAGCGTCGGCGGGAGGCGGCGGCGTGGCCCTGCCCGACCTGCGGCCGCAAAGTCCGGCCCGACGACGGCTGGGATCCCCGGCCCACGGGCGGGGACTGCAGCGTCTGCACCAGCATCAAAAGGCGTGAGCAGGAGGACGCCGCGGCCCGCGCCGCTGAGGAGGCAGAGGAGCGGGAGGAAGCCAGGAGGAACGGTCTCTTCGGCTTCCTTCGCTGACCACAGCGGCATGAGTATGAGATAACGGCCGGCTAAGGGCAGTCCGCGCTGCGGAACAACCTCCAACCTGGTTGTGAAAACCCCCGTCGGGCAGCACCGCGTACCGAGATGATGAGCCAATGACGTCGTTACGCGAACCCACCATGCAGTTGATACGCGCTGCCCTGGGGTCTCTGGTCACACCAGTGGGAAAGCGCGCTGACGATCCGGTGTGTCGCGTGGTGATCACGGCGATAGACGCTGACATGGAAGCCGGTGGCCTCGACAACGTCCACAACCTCACGGGCGGCGCAGGCACGGCAGCGGCCGGCCTCACCTTCTGGCTCGCACAAGAGCGCAACATGGAACCAGCAGCCCTGCTGGCCCAGCTCGCGGCACCGTTCCCGCAGAACGCTCGGGAGCGAGACGTGGTGAGAATGCTGGAGACGCTGCTGACCGGTCCGCCCGGGATGACCGAGACAGCCGACTTCGCAGCGAACCTGTTCCACGAGGACGAAGAGCGGTTCTACGACCTCATCGTCGACCTCGGCCGCTACGCAGCGTCGTGCATCGGCATGCTGGAAACCTCTGGCATCAGCAGCGAGGCAGAGACGCTGGAAGCACTGGATGACATGCTGCAGCAGTTCTTCGCACCCGAACCCCCGCCGCCCGCCACCCCACGCAAGGAGCGGGGCCCAAGAACCTAAGCCTCACCCACCAATATGACGTCGAGCGTCAGGCCCCGGGGACTCGCACCCCAGTGCTGCGCCTGCTACCTCTACCTCTCGGCGACCAGCCAGCATGACCGACACTCCTTGGCGACCAACGCGGAGGAGGACTACCGCGCATCGAACGCAACCCATGTGTTCGTCGACAGCTCGGACTTCCTGGACACCGGTCGCCGCTCCTCGGTCCAGGTCTCGCCCGCGACTTCGGAAGCGACGCGACGCCAGAAGCGTGCCGCGCCCTCGTTCTCCTCCTGAAAAGCGATCTCCCATCGGCCGGGGTGCGCGGCGAGAACGGACTGCACCGCTCGTAACCCGAGGCCCGACCGGCGTGCCCCTCGCACCACGAAGAAGCTGTTCAGCACGCGCGTATCGCTGTCCAGCGCGCGTACGAACGCGAAGCCGACCGGCCGGTCACCAGACCATATGAGATAGGACAACCAGGTGGGATCGCCGATCGCCGACTCCAGCCACTCCCGCCGGTATGTTCCGTCCGGGTTCGGCAGGACACCCCAGAACTCCGACAGGTCGTGCAGGAAGAGCGGCCAGAGTCGTTCCAGGACGTCGCGGTCGTCGGCGCCCGCTCTGCGGACAACAAGGTCTGCCATCTGATCCTCCTCAAGAACGCGAAAAGCCTTCCGGCAGACCGGAAGGCTTCGAACTATCGCGCGGACTTTATCGTGTCTAGGACCTGGACACACCGTTCGCAGATCCAGGCCGCGCGGACGGTGTCTGCGTCGGCGCCGTCACGCTGAGCTGATGCAGCCGACGCACGGAGGTCCACCTTCCCTCAACAAACTAAGGGCTTGCAGAGCATTAAC
Coding sequences within it:
- a CDS encoding GNAT family N-acetyltransferase yields the protein MADLVVRRAGADDRDVLERLWPLFLHDLSEFWGVLPNPDGTYRREWLESAIGDPTWLSYLIWSGDRPVGFAFVRALDSDTRVLNSFFVVRGARRSGLGLRAVQSVLAAHPGRWEIAFQEENEGAARFWRRVASEVAGETWTEERRPVSRKSELSTNTWVAFDAR